CGTGGTCGGTCAGGTCACGCCGAATGCGGATGGCAGCTACCAGATCGCTTATCAGCTGGTCGATACCGGTGGTGCACCGGGTACGGTGCTGGCGCAGAACTCTTACAAAGTGACGAAGCAGTGGCTGCGTTATGCCGCACATACTGCCAGTGACGAAGTGTTTGAGAAGCTGACCGGTATCAAAGGTGCCTTCCGTACTCGTATCGCGTATGTGGTGCAGACTAATGGTGGTCAGTTCCCGTATGAACTGCGTGTGTCAGATTACGATGGTTACAACCAGTTTGTGGTGCATCGTTCTCCGGAGCCGCTGATGTCGCCGACCTGGTCACCAGACGGCAGCAAACTGGCTTACGTCACCTTTGAAAGCGGTAAATCTGCGCTGGTGATACAGACGCTGGCTAATGGCGCAATCCGTCAGGTTGCTTCTTTCCCACGTCATAACGGCGCACCGGCTTTCTCGCCGGATGGATCTAAACTGGCGTTCGCGTTGTCAAAAACCGGTAGCCTTAACCTGTATGTGATGGATTTGGGTTCTGGTCAGATTCGTCAGATTACAGATGGCCGTTACAACAGCACCGAACCGACCTGGTTCCCGGATAGCCAGACACTGGCTTACACCTCGGATCAGGCGGGTGCGCCACAGATTTACAAAATTGGCATTAACGGCGGTGCGCCGCAGCGTATTACCTGGGAAGGTGCTCAGAACCAGGACGCTGATGTGGCAGCCGACGGTAAGTCTATGGTGATGATCAGCAGCGCCGGTGGCGCTCAGCACGTCGCCAAACAGGATCTGGAAACGGGAGCCGTTCAAACGTTAACGGACACGTTCCTGGATGAGACGCCAAGTCTGGCTCCTAACGGCACGATGGTAATCTATAGCTCTACTCAGGGGATGGGTTCCGTGTTGCAGTTGGTTTCAACCGATGGGCGTTTCAAAGCGCGTCTTCCGGCAACTGATGGACAGGTAAAATCGCCTGCCTGGTCGCCGTATCTGTGATGCATCAATCCCCCGCCAAAGTGGGGGATGATATGTATGGCAAACAATATAATAGGATAAAGAAATGCAACTGAACAAAGTGCTGAAGGGTTTGATGCTGGCTCTGCCGGTTATCGCGGTAGCTGCATGTAGCTCTCACAAAAACAACAACAATGACCAGACTGGCATGGGTGCTGATGGCGCTTACGGTTCTGGCCAGAACGGTAACATGTCTTCTGACGAGCAGGCACGTCTGCAGATGCAGCAGCTGCAGCAGAACAACATCGTTTACTTCGGCCTGGACAAGTATGACGTGCAGTCTGAGTACGCTCAGATGCTGGATCAGCACGCTGCTTTCCTGCGTAGCAACCCGTCTTACAAAGTGACCATCGAAGGTCATGCGGATGAGCGCGGTACGCCGGAATACAACATCGCCCTGGGCGAGCGTCGTGCTAACGCAGTGAAAATGTACCTGCAGGGTAAAGGCGTGTCAGCTGATCAGATGTCTATCGTTTCTTACGGTAAAGAGAAGCCGGCAGTTCTGGGTCACGACGAAGCGGCTTACGCTAAAAACCGTCGTGCCGTTCTGGTTTACTAAGATAATCACATGATGAGTAACTTCAGACTTCATTTATTGAGTCTGTCGTTACTGGTTGGTGTAGCGGCCCCCTGGGCCGCTAATGCCCAGGCGTCAATCAGTAGCGTTGGCTCAGGCTCGGTCGAAGACCGTGTCACCACTCTTGAACGTATCTCCAATGCCCAGGCTCAGCTTCTGCAGCAGTTGCAGCAGCAGATGAGTGACAACCAAAGCGATATCGATTCGCTGCGCGGGCAAATTCAGCAGAACACCTATCAGCTTAATCAGGTGATTGAGCGCCAGAAGCAGATCTACCAGCAGATCGACAGTTTGAGCAGCGGTAATAACGGCGCTCAGGCCAGCGGTGGTGGTGATGCCGCAGCGGCGGCTGGTGGGGCTGGCGCAGGTGCGACAGCGGCCGCTACAGGCAGCAGTGATAGCGCAGCAGCAGCACCGACGCAAAGCGGTGATGCTAACAGCGACTACAATGCCGCTGTGGCGCTGATTCTGGAGAAGAAACAGTATGACCAGGCCATTACTGCGCTGCAGGCATGGGTGAAACGTTATCCTGATTCTACCTATCAGCCCAATGCCAATTACTGGCTGGGGCAGTTGTTTTACAACAAGGGCAAAAAGGACGATGCGGCCTATTATTTTGCCACTGTGGTAAAAAACTACCCGAAATCGCCGAAAGCCGCAGAAGCGTTGTTTAAGGTTGGGGTGATCATGCAGGAGAAGAACGACACGGCGAAAGCCAAAGCGGTCTACCAGCAAGTGATCAAACAATTCCCGAACAGCGAATCAGCAAAGCTGGCGCAGAAACGTCTCGCCGGGTTGTAATTTGTGCAGCACAGACCGGATTTCGTGTGATTTCTGGTCTGGCCGCATGAAAGGTAAGCAATTGAGTGATTTGGTGGAAAATAAGGGTTGCGCTACCCCGCTAAATCAGTAATATATGCCGCCGTTGCCGGGACATATCTTAACAAGTATCGGCAGCACTGAAGATGGGTCGTTAGCTCAGTTGGTAGAGCAGTTGACTTTTAATCAATTGGTCGCAGGTTCGAATCCTGCACGACCCACCATCTCAACCTCCAGTCGGTTCAGTGTTTCTTCAGTTCGCTTCACAACCACGATGGGTCGTTAGCTCAGTTGGTAGAGCAGTTGACTTTTAATCAATTGGTCGCAGGTTCGAATCCTGCACGACCCACCATCTGGTCACTCTGGTTGTAAGCCCTCATCGAGCGGGTCGTTAGCTCAGTTGGTAGAGCAGTTGACTTTTAATCAATTGGTCGCAGGTTCGAATCCTGCACGACCCACCAATATTGCTTCCTGGGATGTTGGAAAATATCCGGGGAAATAAGAAAGCCGTATCTCTGTTTTGGGGATGCGGTTTTTTTTCGTCTTAATCAATTCTCTGCCTGAGGGTTGCAGGATTTTGTCTGCGAATACATAGCGATTTGTCGGAGAAAAATCTAAATTTCAAATGACACTATTGCGTTAGAGAACCCAGGCAAACATACTATTTAACCACCGCATTATTATCATTCTTGATGTATTCACCGTGACCACAGGGCGCAGCCAGGTGGCGCTGGGCGATGTGCCCGGCCAACACCCTGTTTCGGGACGGAACATTAGCGAAGAATCATCCTGCTACCCGTCCTGGTAATGCTGGATATATAAGATGATTCTTATACGGAATAGGATTATGCTGAAGTCGTTTTAAGTGTCTTTGGGAAAAAAAATGAACTCGACTGAAAAAGAATTCAATACAGTAAAGGAATTCAAAAACGCTTCGAATACCTCTGCAGAAATTAAGATTGGAATTGATGGGAACTCCGCATACCCGGATTTGACCATGAATGCGATTGCGTTCATGCAACCAACGGAGCTTACCCAGTCTGCCTGGCTTGAACACATCCCCTTTGCTTTCTGGCTGACAAATGCCCACAAACCGCGTGTGCTGGTTGAATTGGGTACCCATTATGGCTCTTCGTATTTTGCCTTCTGTCAGGCCATTGAACAGCTGCGTTTACCCACTCGTAGTTATGCCATCGATGCCTGGAAAGGTGATGAGCATGCCGGCTTCTATGGCGAAAACGTGTATGGGTCGGTGCATGCCCACAATACCCGCTTCTACTCACGCTTCTCTACGCTCATGCGTACCACCTTTGATGAAGGTGCCAACTTCTTCAAAGAGGGTGAAATCGATCTGCTGCATATCGACGGATACCATACTTACGAAGCCGTGAAGCATGATTTTGATACCTGGCTGCCTAAACTCTCCAGCCGTGGTGTCGTTATTATCCACGACAGCAACGAACGCAAAGGTGACTTTGGCGTATTCCGTTTTGTCGAAGAGTTAAGACACACCTATCCGTGTTTTGAATTTGCCCATGGTCATGGCTTAACGGTTGTGGGCGTAGGTGCTGAGCAGACACCGGCATTGCAACGTTTGTTTGCCGCCGACAACGACGAAACTCAGCTCCGTAATGTGCAGGAAGTGTTTGCCCGTTTGGGTAAAGCTTGCCTTGATGAATACAGTGTACGTTCACTAAAAACAACGATTGGTTCAGCTCACAGTGAGCGTGACCGGTCAGTTAAAGAAGCGGAACAACTCCGCCAGCAAATCGCAGAAGCCGAAGTGACAATATCTCAGCAAAAGGAACAGTTCCGCATGCGGATTATGGAAAATGACAGCGCCAGAGAACGGATTGATGTAAAAACCGCTGCGCAAATTGTGGAATTAGAAGCCTCTTTAACGCGAGCGACCCAACAGCTGGTGCTGCGCAGGCAAGAAAATGAGATGTTACGCGATGAAGCCAGAAAGGCGGCTGAATCACTCGCGTTAGCCACTCAGGAACTGGCGTTCAAGAATGAGGAT
The DNA window shown above is from Pantoea sp. At-9b and carries:
- the cpoB gene encoding cell division protein CpoB, with protein sequence MMSNFRLHLLSLSLLVGVAAPWAANAQASISSVGSGSVEDRVTTLERISNAQAQLLQQLQQQMSDNQSDIDSLRGQIQQNTYQLNQVIERQKQIYQQIDSLSSGNNGAQASGGGDAAAAAGGAGAGATAAATGSSDSAAAAPTQSGDANSDYNAAVALILEKKQYDQAITALQAWVKRYPDSTYQPNANYWLGQLFYNKGKKDDAAYYFATVVKNYPKSPKAAEALFKVGVIMQEKNDTAKAKAVYQQVIKQFPNSESAKLAQKRLAGL
- the pal gene encoding peptidoglycan-associated lipoprotein Pal, which encodes MQLNKVLKGLMLALPVIAVAACSSHKNNNNDQTGMGADGAYGSGQNGNMSSDEQARLQMQQLQQNNIVYFGLDKYDVQSEYAQMLDQHAAFLRSNPSYKVTIEGHADERGTPEYNIALGERRANAVKMYLQGKGVSADQMSIVSYGKEKPAVLGHDEAAYAKNRRAVLVY
- the tolB gene encoding Tol-Pal system beta propeller repeat protein TolB; the protein is MKQALRVTLGFFVLLWAAMLHAEVRIEITQGVNTARPIGVVPFQWAGPGAAPEDIGGIVAADLRNSGKFNPLDRSRLPQQPTSAQQVQPAAWSALGIDAVVVGQVTPNADGSYQIAYQLVDTGGAPGTVLAQNSYKVTKQWLRYAAHTASDEVFEKLTGIKGAFRTRIAYVVQTNGGQFPYELRVSDYDGYNQFVVHRSPEPLMSPTWSPDGSKLAYVTFESGKSALVIQTLANGAIRQVASFPRHNGAPAFSPDGSKLAFALSKTGSLNLYVMDLGSGQIRQITDGRYNSTEPTWFPDSQTLAYTSDQAGAPQIYKIGINGGAPQRITWEGAQNQDADVAADGKSMVMISSAGGAQHVAKQDLETGAVQTLTDTFLDETPSLAPNGTMVIYSSTQGMGSVLQLVSTDGRFKARLPATDGQVKSPAWSPYL